In Achromobacter xylosoxidans A8, a single window of DNA contains:
- the kdgD gene encoding 5-dehydro-4-deoxyglucarate dehydratase, which produces MTTPQELKQIVSEGLLSFPVTDFDQNGDFNARSYAQRLEWLAPYGATALFAAGGTGEFFSLAAEEYADVIRTAVQTCAGKVPILAGAGGPTRTAIAYAQEAERLGAKGILLLPHYLTEASQQGIAAHVEQVCKSVKIGVIVYNRAQSRLSADSLAQLAERCPNLVGFKDGVGDIEAMVRIRRKLGDRFSYLGGLPTAEVYAAAYRALGVPVYSSAVFNFVPRTAMAFYRAVAAGDDDTTNRLLDDFFLPYLDIRNRVPGYAVSIVKAGARLVGHDAGPVRAPLTDLRPDELDMLDALIRKLGPQ; this is translated from the coding sequence ATGACCACCCCGCAGGAACTCAAGCAGATCGTTTCGGAAGGCTTGCTGTCTTTCCCCGTCACCGACTTCGACCAGAACGGCGACTTCAACGCCAGGTCCTACGCGCAACGCCTGGAATGGCTGGCGCCCTATGGCGCAACCGCGTTGTTCGCCGCTGGCGGTACCGGAGAGTTCTTCTCGCTGGCGGCGGAAGAATACGCCGACGTCATCCGCACCGCGGTGCAGACCTGCGCGGGCAAGGTCCCCATCCTGGCCGGAGCCGGCGGCCCGACCCGCACGGCCATCGCCTATGCGCAGGAGGCCGAACGCCTGGGCGCCAAGGGCATATTGCTGCTGCCCCATTACCTGACCGAGGCCTCGCAGCAAGGCATCGCCGCGCACGTCGAACAGGTCTGCAAATCCGTCAAGATCGGCGTCATCGTCTACAACCGCGCGCAATCGCGCCTGTCGGCCGACAGCCTGGCGCAATTGGCCGAACGCTGCCCCAACCTGGTGGGCTTCAAGGACGGCGTGGGTGACATCGAAGCCATGGTGCGCATCCGCCGCAAGCTGGGCGACCGCTTTTCCTACCTGGGCGGCCTGCCCACGGCCGAGGTCTATGCCGCCGCCTACCGCGCGCTGGGCGTGCCGGTCTATTCGTCGGCGGTGTTCAACTTCGTGCCCAGGACGGCCATGGCGTTCTACCGCGCCGTCGCCGCCGGCGACGACGACACCACCAACCGCCTGCTGGACGATTTCTTCCTGCCTTACCTCGACATCCGCAACCGCGTACCCGGCTATGCGGTCAGCATCGTCAAGGCCGGCGCCAGATTGGTTGGCCACGACGCCGGCCCGGTGCGCGCGCCCCTGACGGACCTGCGGCCCGATGAACTGGACATGCTGGACGCCCTGATCCGCAAGCTCGGCCCGCAGTAA
- a CDS encoding Bug family tripartite tricarboxylate transporter substrate binding protein, whose protein sequence is MNPSKRQFLGGAAALCLSPWLPAWAQSGDWPTRAVRIIVPYPPGGSSDIIARILAPRLADALKQTVVVENKPGANGNLGAGLVVQAAQEGHTVLLCDVGALAISPSVYTKLSFDPSKDLRAVGMLAYSPHVLAVHPDVPAKTVQELVALSKQQRLNFAVTAIGSAPHLAAVAVQQATGAKWEYVPYKGGSQAVTDTIGGQTQVIMNGLLATLPHIKAGKLRPIAISKRERMQLVPDIPTISEQGVAGFESGTWQGVMAPVTTTDPVAIRLSELMAQIVNQPDVKAQLNEQGAEIVTRNPAELAQFFNSERARWASVVKSADIRLD, encoded by the coding sequence ATGAACCCGAGCAAGAGACAGTTCCTGGGCGGCGCCGCGGCGCTTTGCCTGTCGCCGTGGCTCCCGGCCTGGGCCCAGTCCGGCGACTGGCCGACGCGCGCGGTGCGCATCATCGTGCCTTACCCGCCTGGCGGCTCATCCGACATCATTGCCCGCATCCTGGCGCCGCGCCTGGCCGATGCCCTGAAGCAGACCGTGGTGGTCGAGAACAAGCCCGGGGCCAACGGCAACCTGGGCGCCGGCCTGGTGGTGCAGGCCGCGCAGGAAGGCCATACCGTGCTGTTGTGCGACGTGGGGGCGCTGGCGATCAGCCCGTCCGTGTACACCAAGTTGTCCTTCGACCCGTCCAAGGACCTGCGCGCGGTCGGCATGCTGGCCTATTCGCCCCACGTGCTGGCCGTGCATCCTGACGTGCCCGCAAAGACGGTGCAGGAGCTGGTGGCCTTGTCGAAGCAGCAGCGCCTGAACTTCGCCGTGACCGCCATCGGCAGCGCGCCGCACCTGGCCGCCGTGGCCGTGCAGCAGGCCACCGGCGCGAAATGGGAATACGTGCCGTACAAGGGCGGCTCGCAGGCGGTGACGGACACGATAGGCGGGCAGACCCAGGTCATCATGAACGGCCTGCTGGCCACGCTGCCCCACATCAAGGCCGGCAAGCTGCGGCCGATCGCGATCTCCAAGCGCGAACGCATGCAGCTGGTGCCCGACATTCCGACCATCTCCGAGCAGGGCGTGGCCGGTTTCGAGTCCGGCACCTGGCAGGGCGTGATGGCGCCCGTGACCACGACCGATCCGGTCGCCATCCGCTTATCGGAACTGATGGCGCAGATCGTCAACCAGCCGGACGTGAAGGCGCAGTTGAACGAGCAAGGCGCCGAAATCGTTACCCGCAATCCCGCCGAATTGGCGCAGTTCTTCAATAGCGAACGGGCGCGTTGGGCCTCGGTGGTGAAAAGCGCGGACATTCGGCTGGATTGA
- a CDS encoding Fic family protein produces MYSSPEQFLPMMPGEHLLEPYLERASHVVNQASELGGLAHSATLASLHELLRSMNSYYSNRIEGQSTTPRNIDAALRHKFSDKPEIAQLQRIAVAHIEAEKDVEAQAAHASALNADFIKIAHRALYGRLAPEDRRTKDGLVVEPEKLREVDVSVGRHNPPVWQSLPRFMEAFTKHYDRPRPADARLIAIACAHHRMAWMHPFADGNGRATRLQTHAAMLPITKGVWSVNRGLARGVRDYYGYLAAADAPRQGDLDGRGNLTQKGLLQWVDYFLRVCEDQVAYMSDMLALDSMKAKINASVLVETAKGRLRVEAALPIYHLFAAGPTTRGEFIQMTGLGERTGRSLLSAALKCGLVASDTSHAPVRFAFPLDSLPILLPALYGAEE; encoded by the coding sequence ATGTATAGCTCTCCAGAGCAGTTTTTGCCCATGATGCCGGGCGAGCATCTCCTCGAGCCCTACCTCGAGCGCGCGTCGCACGTCGTAAACCAAGCTTCGGAGCTTGGCGGATTGGCGCATTCCGCCACGCTTGCCTCGCTGCATGAATTGCTTCGAAGCATGAACTCTTACTACAGCAACCGCATTGAGGGGCAAAGCACGACTCCGCGGAATATTGATGCGGCGCTACGTCACAAATTTTCCGACAAACCCGAGATAGCGCAGTTGCAGCGCATCGCAGTTGCCCACATCGAGGCGGAAAAAGACGTCGAAGCACAGGCCGCCCACGCCTCTGCGCTGAATGCCGATTTCATCAAGATTGCACATCGGGCGTTGTATGGCCGTTTGGCGCCAGAGGACCGCAGGACCAAGGATGGACTGGTCGTGGAGCCGGAAAAGCTGCGGGAGGTCGACGTGTCCGTGGGTCGCCACAATCCGCCTGTGTGGCAGTCGTTGCCGCGTTTCATGGAGGCATTTACCAAGCATTACGATCGGCCGCGTCCGGCAGACGCTCGCCTGATCGCCATCGCGTGCGCGCATCACCGCATGGCTTGGATGCATCCGTTCGCGGACGGCAATGGCCGCGCGACGCGGCTACAGACACATGCGGCCATGTTGCCCATCACCAAGGGTGTATGGTCGGTCAATCGCGGCTTGGCCCGCGGCGTGCGGGACTATTACGGTTACCTGGCCGCGGCGGACGCGCCGCGCCAGGGCGATCTGGATGGACGTGGCAACCTGACCCAAAAGGGATTGCTCCAATGGGTCGATTACTTCCTGCGTGTGTGCGAAGACCAAGTCGCTTACATGTCCGATATGTTGGCGCTGGACTCAATGAAGGCAAAGATCAATGCGTCGGTTCTGGTCGAGACAGCAAAAGGACGGCTACGGGTGGAAGCCGCCTTGCCCATCTATCATTTGTTTGCGGCGGGGCCAACTACGCGAGGTGAATTCATTCAAATGACGGGTCTGGGTGAACGCACAGGCAGATCCCTGTTGTCCGCTGCCTTGAAATGCGGGTTGGTGGCATCCGATACCTCCCACGCGCCCGTAAGGTTCGCCTTCCCGCTGGACTCGCTGCCGATTCTGCTGCCGGCGCTCTACGGGGCGGAAGAGTAG
- a CDS encoding LysR family transcriptional regulator: MDLRKIENLIHVADSGSFSKAASVLGIAQSALGRQVRKLEDECGCALLYRNGRGVSLTPEGEKLLDSLRPLLAQMARVVTEFHDEQKSPSGQVTLGLTPTLSHMVGMPLVAEVWKRHPRIQLNVITGYSGYVHEWLANARVDIAVLHDARRSQHVVVDPLAELDLALVSPAQNLSPAARALSSIDFSQLADLPLALPTRSHGLRRTLEQAAAQADAPLNVVFEMDALELMKEIVLNGLAHTVLALPAVVGELHSGQLVARRIVNPALSTRLMLATASNRPLTQAVKIVQDVLRELLEGMVQAEPYRSYMRMAGVRCVSAEPGGGYSSAP; encoded by the coding sequence ATGGACTTACGCAAGATCGAGAACCTGATCCACGTGGCCGATTCGGGCAGCTTCTCCAAGGCCGCCTCGGTGCTCGGCATCGCGCAATCGGCGCTGGGCCGGCAGGTCAGGAAGCTGGAAGACGAATGCGGCTGCGCCCTGCTCTACCGCAATGGCCGCGGCGTGTCCCTGACGCCCGAAGGCGAGAAGCTGCTGGATAGCTTGCGCCCCTTGCTGGCGCAAATGGCTCGGGTCGTGACCGAATTCCACGACGAGCAGAAATCGCCCTCCGGCCAGGTCACGCTGGGACTGACGCCCACCTTGTCGCACATGGTCGGCATGCCGCTGGTGGCGGAAGTATGGAAACGCCATCCGCGCATCCAGCTCAACGTCATCACGGGCTATAGCGGCTATGTGCACGAATGGCTGGCCAACGCCCGCGTCGACATCGCCGTGCTGCACGACGCGCGGCGCTCGCAGCACGTGGTGGTCGATCCCCTGGCCGAGCTGGACCTGGCGCTGGTGTCGCCGGCGCAGAACCTGTCGCCCGCCGCGCGGGCCTTGTCCTCCATCGACTTCTCGCAGCTGGCTGATCTGCCGTTGGCGCTGCCCACGCGCAGCCACGGCCTGCGCCGCACGCTGGAACAGGCGGCAGCGCAGGCCGATGCGCCCCTGAATGTCGTGTTCGAAATGGACGCGCTGGAACTGATGAAGGAAATCGTCCTGAACGGACTGGCCCACACGGTCCTGGCCCTGCCTGCGGTGGTGGGCGAGTTGCACAGCGGCCAGCTGGTCGCCCGCAGGATCGTCAATCCCGCCCTGTCCACGCGCCTGATGCTGGCCACCGCATCCAACCGGCCGCTGACGCAGGCGGTGAAGATCGTGCAGGACGTCCTGCGGGAGTTGCTGGAGGGGATGGTTCAGGCGGAGCCTTATCGGTCGTATATGCGGATGGCGGGAGTGCGTTGCGTGTCCGCTGAACCTGGCGGCGGCTACTCTTCCGCCCCGTAG
- a CDS encoding thiamine pyrophosphate-binding protein: MTPVSELNTSSHALLDIFARNGIDRVFLVPGESYLGVLDALHDFPGIDVVTCRHEGGASFMACADGRLTGRPGVVMVSRGPGAANAAIGVHAAQQDGVPMILLIGQVPRKDLRKEAFQEIDYQQMFGSIAKWVHEVAAPEDLAWAAFKALRVATAGTPGPVVLVVPEDVQQALVPQPDWVAEPVSPVQPAPATLARLQALLDAASKPLIIAGGAFNAPGGREALLGLAERHGIPVAVSFRQHDLFPNTHPLYAGDLDLATQAAQVAAFDASDLILALGTRLGDITTQGYAFPGYPKPSQTLVHCHADAHFVNQHFAADVGIVADPVATAQALAALPATGCAARGDWAASLRAIRERVSAWPDPKADDGVPFVSVVRALAEQAPRDLMVCLDAGTFAAPVYRHFPFAYPQRLMASQSGAMGYGTPAAIASQLRNPQSKVVCLVGDGGFMMTGNEMMAAAERGLPVFFIVSNNNCYGSIRLHQARTYPGRYAGTNLASPDFTMMARAFGMQTEHVTRADQVAGAIARGLASTVPYFLEVKTSLAAILPEGADSGAGIDLLGRGQPAAHSR; encoded by the coding sequence ATGACACCTGTTTCCGAACTGAACACGTCTTCCCACGCCTTGCTCGACATCTTCGCCCGCAACGGCATCGACCGCGTTTTCCTCGTGCCCGGGGAAAGCTATCTGGGGGTGCTCGACGCCTTGCATGATTTCCCGGGCATCGACGTGGTGACCTGCCGGCATGAAGGCGGCGCGAGCTTCATGGCCTGCGCCGACGGCCGGTTGACGGGCCGGCCGGGCGTGGTCATGGTGTCTCGGGGGCCAGGCGCGGCGAACGCGGCCATCGGCGTGCATGCCGCGCAGCAGGATGGCGTGCCCATGATCCTGCTGATCGGACAGGTGCCGCGCAAGGACCTGCGCAAGGAGGCGTTCCAGGAGATCGACTATCAGCAGATGTTCGGTTCCATCGCCAAGTGGGTGCATGAGGTGGCGGCGCCGGAGGACCTGGCCTGGGCCGCCTTCAAGGCGCTGCGGGTGGCGACTGCCGGCACGCCCGGGCCGGTGGTGCTGGTGGTGCCGGAAGACGTGCAACAGGCGCTGGTGCCGCAACCGGATTGGGTGGCCGAGCCTGTCAGCCCGGTGCAGCCGGCGCCCGCCACACTGGCGCGGCTGCAGGCCTTGCTGGATGCCGCAAGCAAGCCGCTGATCATCGCCGGCGGCGCCTTCAACGCGCCGGGCGGGCGCGAGGCGCTGTTGGGGCTGGCGGAACGGCACGGCATCCCGGTGGCGGTATCGTTCCGCCAGCACGACCTGTTTCCGAACACGCACCCGCTGTACGCGGGCGACCTGGACCTGGCGACGCAAGCGGCCCAGGTCGCGGCCTTCGACGCCAGCGACCTGATCCTGGCGCTGGGCACGCGCCTGGGCGATATCACCACGCAGGGCTATGCATTCCCCGGCTATCCCAAACCCTCGCAGACGCTGGTGCACTGCCATGCCGACGCGCATTTCGTGAACCAGCATTTCGCGGCCGACGTCGGCATCGTGGCCGATCCGGTGGCCACTGCGCAGGCCTTGGCGGCCTTGCCCGCGACGGGCTGCGCGGCGCGCGGCGACTGGGCGGCCTCCTTGCGCGCCATCCGGGAACGCGTATCCGCCTGGCCCGATCCCAAGGCGGACGACGGCGTGCCGTTCGTGTCCGTGGTCCGCGCCCTGGCCGAGCAGGCGCCGCGCGACCTGATGGTCTGCCTGGACGCGGGCACCTTCGCCGCGCCGGTGTACCGCCATTTCCCCTTTGCCTACCCGCAGAGGCTGATGGCCTCGCAGTCCGGCGCCATGGGCTATGGCACGCCGGCCGCCATTGCCTCTCAGCTGCGCAACCCGCAAAGCAAGGTGGTATGCCTGGTCGGCGACGGCGGCTTCATGATGACGGGCAACGAGATGATGGCCGCGGCCGAGCGCGGACTGCCGGTGTTCTTCATTGTCTCCAACAACAATTGCTATGGCTCCATCCGCCTGCATCAGGCGCGCACCTATCCCGGGCGTTACGCAGGCACCAATCTCGCCAGCCCCGATTTCACGATGATGGCGCGCGCCTTCGGCATGCAGACCGAGCACGTCACCCGCGCGGACCAGGTGGCCGGGGCCATCGCGCGCGGGCTGGCCTCTACCGTCCCATACTTCCTGGAGGTCAAGACCAGCCTCGCCGCGATTCTGCCGGAAGGCGCGGACAGCGGGGCAGGCATCGACCTGCTGGGGCGCGGCCAGCCGGCGGCTCATTCGCGGTAG
- a CDS encoding class II aldolase/adducin family protein — translation MHSPMSPAERDTRIQLAACYRLVSHFGMSDLIYNHITARIPGPEGHLLINPYGMMYDEITASSLVKIDLDGNVLDNPGEYGINAAGYVIHSAVHGARHDVHCVIHTHTRAGMAVSALQCGLLPLTQTAMRFAKIPYHDYESVAIDLDERARLVADLGQSEAMILRNHGLLAAGPSIAQAFNTLYWLEMACKAQVDALAANRELCLPPPEVIEKTWHLYQPTTRRPFGELEWPAMLRLMDRKDPGYRE, via the coding sequence ATGCATAGCCCCATGAGTCCCGCGGAACGCGACACCCGCATCCAACTGGCCGCCTGCTACCGGCTGGTGTCCCACTTTGGCATGAGCGATCTCATCTACAACCACATCACCGCGCGCATACCCGGACCCGAGGGCCATCTGCTGATCAACCCCTACGGCATGATGTATGACGAAATCACCGCGTCCAGCCTGGTCAAGATCGACCTGGACGGGAACGTGCTGGACAATCCGGGCGAGTACGGCATCAACGCCGCCGGCTACGTCATCCACAGCGCGGTGCACGGCGCCCGCCACGACGTGCACTGCGTCATCCACACGCACACGCGGGCCGGCATGGCGGTGTCGGCGCTGCAATGCGGCTTGCTGCCGCTGACCCAGACCGCCATGCGCTTCGCCAAGATCCCGTACCACGACTACGAAAGCGTGGCCATCGACCTGGACGAGCGCGCGCGGCTGGTGGCGGACCTGGGCCAGAGCGAGGCGATGATCCTGCGCAACCACGGCCTGCTGGCGGCAGGCCCCAGCATCGCGCAGGCGTTCAACACGCTGTACTGGCTGGAGATGGCGTGCAAGGCGCAGGTCGACGCCCTGGCCGCCAACCGCGAACTTTGCCTGCCACCTCCGGAAGTGATCGAAAAGACCTGGCACCTGTACCAACCGACCACCCGCCGGCCCTTCGGCGAACTGGAATGGCCTGCCATGCTGCGCCTGATGGACAGGAAGGATCCCGGCTACCGCGAATGA
- a CDS encoding Bug family tripartite tricarboxylate transporter substrate binding protein encodes MRNATRRAALAAMLAATAWAAAGPAWAQAPYPSKPVTILVGFPPGTATDTVARMVGDRLAQRLGQQFIVENKPGAGGSIAAGLGARAKPDGYTLMIGASAPQAINPHVYPNLNYDARKDFAPIGLLTWLPYLFVVSPDNPANNLKDFLAAVKAKPNQYTYATTGVGTTSHLVTSVLLAKAGASMIHVPYKGSSQAQTDIVGGRTYATFDTMVSSLALVKAGRLKAIAVSTPQRVASLPDVPTVAEQGYPGFDMGAWLGLIAPAGIPPEIQQKLAAEVNTVLADPAVRDKLADLGAQVRTTATPAEFGALMKSEYESWGKVVRDFNVKASD; translated from the coding sequence ATGCGCAATGCGACAAGGCGAGCCGCGCTGGCCGCCATGCTGGCCGCCACGGCCTGGGCCGCGGCCGGGCCGGCTTGGGCGCAAGCCCCCTATCCCTCCAAACCCGTCACCATCCTGGTCGGATTCCCGCCCGGCACGGCCACCGACACCGTCGCCCGCATGGTCGGCGACCGCCTGGCCCAGCGCCTGGGCCAGCAGTTCATCGTCGAAAACAAGCCCGGCGCGGGCGGCTCCATCGCCGCCGGCCTGGGCGCGCGCGCCAAGCCCGACGGCTATACCTTGATGATAGGCGCGTCCGCGCCGCAGGCCATCAACCCGCACGTCTATCCCAACCTGAACTACGACGCGCGCAAGGACTTCGCGCCGATCGGCCTGCTGACCTGGCTGCCCTACCTGTTCGTGGTCAGTCCCGACAACCCGGCCAACAATCTGAAGGACTTCCTCGCGGCCGTGAAGGCCAAGCCGAACCAGTACACCTACGCCACCACCGGCGTGGGCACCACCAGCCATCTGGTGACCTCGGTGCTGCTGGCCAAGGCTGGCGCCAGCATGATCCACGTGCCTTACAAGGGCAGCAGCCAGGCGCAGACGGACATCGTCGGCGGACGGACCTACGCCACCTTCGACACCATGGTGTCTTCGCTGGCTCTGGTGAAGGCCGGCCGCCTGAAAGCGATCGCCGTCAGCACGCCGCAGCGGGTCGCCAGTCTGCCCGACGTGCCCACCGTCGCCGAACAGGGCTACCCCGGCTTCGACATGGGCGCCTGGCTGGGCCTGATCGCGCCCGCCGGCATCCCCCCCGAGATCCAGCAAAAGCTGGCCGCCGAGGTCAATACCGTGCTGGCGGACCCCGCCGTGCGCGACAAGCTGGCGGACCTGGGCGCCCAGGTCCGCACCACCGCCACGCCCGCGGAATTCGGCGCGCTGATGAAGTCCGAGTACGAGTCGTGGGGCAAGGTGGTGCGCGATTTCAACGTCAAAGCCAGCGACTGA
- a CDS encoding aldehyde dehydrogenase yields the protein MSQDAAYWRACAAALAFNGQAYIDGAYCGAADGATFPATSPIDGRKLADVASCGAADVDRAVQAARRAFEAGVWSGLAPRQRKQHLLRLAALIDTHREELALLETLDMGKPIRDALAFDVPETARCYAWYAEAIDKIYDEIAPTGPDALATITREALGVVAAVVPWNYPLMMAAWKVAPALAAGNSVILKPAEQASLSAIRLAALAEEAGIPAGVFSVVPGLGAQAGQALGLHPDVDCIAFTGSTATGKRFMEYSGQSNLKRVWLECGGKSPHIVFEDCPDLDRAAQAAALAIFSNQGEVCIAGSRLYVQDGIYDAFMAKVADYAATLQPGDPLDPATAMGAMVDERQMRGVLARIEAGSAEGAQLRMGGRQALGATGGYYIEPTIFDCPSQDSSLVREEIFGPVLAAQRFATEDDALRLANDSIYGLGAGLWTANLSRAHRLSRRLRAGLVWVNCYADGDITVPFGGVKQSGFGRDKSLHALDKYSDLKTTWISLTA from the coding sequence ATGAGCCAGGATGCCGCCTACTGGCGCGCCTGCGCCGCCGCGCTCGCCTTCAACGGCCAGGCCTATATCGATGGCGCCTACTGCGGCGCGGCCGATGGAGCCACCTTCCCCGCCACCAGCCCGATAGACGGGCGCAAGCTGGCCGACGTGGCGTCTTGCGGCGCGGCCGACGTGGACCGCGCCGTGCAGGCCGCCCGCCGCGCCTTCGAGGCCGGCGTCTGGAGCGGCCTGGCGCCGCGCCAGCGCAAGCAGCATCTGCTGCGCCTGGCCGCCCTGATCGACACGCACCGCGAGGAACTGGCGCTGCTGGAAACCCTGGACATGGGCAAGCCGATCCGGGATGCGCTGGCCTTCGACGTGCCGGAGACCGCGCGCTGCTACGCCTGGTACGCCGAAGCCATCGACAAGATCTACGACGAGATCGCCCCCACCGGCCCGGACGCGCTGGCGACCATCACGCGCGAAGCCCTGGGCGTGGTGGCAGCGGTGGTGCCTTGGAACTACCCCTTGATGATGGCCGCCTGGAAGGTCGCGCCCGCATTGGCGGCCGGCAACAGCGTCATCCTCAAGCCGGCCGAACAGGCTTCGCTGTCGGCCATCCGGCTGGCGGCGCTGGCCGAGGAAGCCGGCATTCCCGCCGGGGTCTTCAGCGTGGTGCCCGGCCTGGGCGCGCAGGCCGGCCAGGCGCTGGGCCTGCATCCCGACGTGGACTGCATCGCCTTCACCGGCTCCACCGCCACCGGCAAGCGCTTCATGGAGTATTCGGGCCAATCGAACCTGAAGCGCGTCTGGCTGGAATGCGGCGGCAAGTCGCCGCACATCGTGTTCGAGGACTGCCCCGACCTGGACCGCGCCGCGCAGGCCGCGGCGCTGGCCATCTTCTCCAACCAGGGCGAAGTCTGCATCGCCGGTTCCCGCCTGTACGTGCAGGACGGCATCTACGACGCCTTCATGGCCAAAGTTGCGGACTACGCTGCCACGCTGCAGCCGGGCGATCCGCTGGACCCCGCCACCGCCATGGGCGCCATGGTCGACGAGCGCCAGATGCGCGGCGTGCTGGCCCGCATCGAAGCGGGCTCCGCCGAAGGCGCGCAACTGCGCATGGGCGGCCGCCAGGCCCTTGGCGCCACTGGCGGCTACTACATCGAACCGACGATTTTCGATTGCCCCAGCCAGGACAGCAGCCTGGTCCGCGAGGAGATCTTCGGCCCGGTGCTGGCCGCGCAGCGCTTCGCCACCGAGGACGACGCGCTGCGGCTGGCCAACGACTCGATCTACGGCCTGGGCGCAGGCCTTTGGACCGCCAACCTGTCGCGCGCCCACCGCCTCTCGCGCCGCCTGCGCGCGGGCCTGGTGTGGGTCAACTGCTACGCCGACGGCGACATTACCGTGCCGTTCGGCGGCGTCAAGCAGTCCGGCTTCGGCCGCGACAAGTCGCTGCATGCGCTGGACAAGTACAGCGACCTGAAGACGACCTGGATCAGCCTGACGGCTTGA
- a CDS encoding Zn-dependent hydrolase, which yields MTTTISINGQRLWQSLMDLAQIGATAKGGNCRLALTALDGQGRDLVTGWMRDAGLTLRVDQVGNIFARRAGRNNDLPPVMTGSHIDTQPTGGKFDGCYGVLAGLEVMRSLNDHGVVTEAPLEVAIWTNEEGSRFVPVMMGSGVFAGKFPLEVALSATDRDGKSVADELAAIGYAGTDPVGGRPVGAYFEAHIEQGPILEHEEKVVGVVTGSLGLRWYDVTVTGMEMHAGPTPMPIRRDALYAASYLLQAVVDIANGNQPHGRGTVGEIHAHPGSRNVIPGQVRFTVDLRHEDEATLTRMDQRWHEICAEIAQRHNVAVDVKHVQYFPPTPFDLDLVGKVRDGAARRGLAAMDIVTGAGHDAVYMAAVTPTAMIFVPCKDGVSHNEIEDAKPADLEAGCNVLLDAMVARANAQEARS from the coding sequence ATGACGACGACTATCTCGATCAACGGACAGCGGCTGTGGCAGTCGCTGATGGACCTGGCGCAGATCGGCGCCACGGCCAAGGGCGGCAACTGCCGCCTGGCGCTGACCGCGCTGGACGGCCAGGGCCGCGACCTGGTCACCGGCTGGATGCGCGATGCCGGCCTGACGCTGCGCGTGGACCAGGTGGGCAACATCTTCGCCCGCCGCGCCGGCCGCAACAACGATCTGCCGCCGGTCATGACGGGCAGCCACATCGACACCCAGCCCACCGGCGGCAAGTTCGACGGCTGCTACGGCGTGCTGGCGGGCCTGGAAGTCATGCGCAGCCTGAACGACCATGGCGTGGTTACGGAAGCGCCGCTGGAAGTGGCCATCTGGACCAACGAGGAAGGCTCGCGCTTCGTGCCCGTGATGATGGGTTCGGGCGTGTTCGCCGGCAAGTTCCCGCTGGAAGTGGCGCTGTCGGCCACCGACCGCGACGGCAAGTCGGTGGCCGACGAGCTGGCCGCCATCGGCTATGCCGGGACGGACCCCGTGGGCGGCCGCCCGGTGGGGGCCTACTTCGAGGCCCACATCGAGCAGGGTCCGATCCTGGAGCACGAGGAAAAAGTGGTCGGCGTGGTGACCGGATCGCTCGGCCTGCGCTGGTACGACGTGACCGTGACCGGCATGGAAATGCATGCCGGCCCCACCCCGATGCCGATCCGGCGCGACGCGCTTTATGCCGCCAGCTACCTGCTGCAGGCGGTCGTGGACATCGCCAACGGCAATCAGCCGCATGGCCGCGGCACCGTGGGCGAGATCCATGCGCACCCCGGTTCGCGCAACGTCATCCCGGGCCAGGTGCGCTTCACGGTGGACCTGCGCCACGAAGACGAAGCCACGCTCACCCGCATGGACCAGCGCTGGCACGAGATCTGCGCGGAGATCGCGCAGCGCCACAACGTGGCCGTGGACGTGAAGCATGTGCAGTATTTCCCGCCCACGCCGTTCGACCTGGACCTGGTGGGCAAGGTGCGCGACGGCGCCGCCCGCCGCGGCCTGGCCGCCATGGACATCGTCACCGGCGCCGGCCACGACGCGGTCTACATGGCTGCCGTCACGCCTACCGCCATGATCTTCGTGCCTTGCAAGGATGGCGTCAGCCATAACGAGATCGAGGACGCCAAGCCCGCCGACCTGGAAGCCGGCTGCAACGTGCTGCTGGACGCCATGGTGGCGCGCGCCAACGCCCAGGAGGCCCGGTCATGA